A stretch of the Arachis stenosperma cultivar V10309 chromosome 6, arast.V10309.gnm1.PFL2, whole genome shotgun sequence genome encodes the following:
- the LOC130934776 gene encoding serine/threonine protein phosphatase 2A 57 kDa regulatory subunit B' kappa isoform-like, which produces MLKQFLSKKSQKPLKYDSDKSSRGDSSPSTIDSSCALRTGCWSHIDEDSLAQASTTKESSVPLFLLMNMTVGITQPSMPFKDVPNNDEKLNLFMSKLSLCCVTFDFTNPNCNKDIMMQRDLKRRILIELVDFVGSWYDGNNKFNETTILAMRGMFTINLFRVFPPNYSDDGEPRFDPAWPHLQFVYELLLKFITSPGLDVKIAKKYIDYSFILKLLDLFESGDPRERDCLKTILHRLYGKFTMHRSYIRKSVNNIFYSFVYENERHRGIGELLEFYGSVISGFTLPLKEEHKIFLWRVLIPLHKPKSLGVYFQQLSYCIMLFIEKEQKLSSIVIRGLLKYWPITNSQKEVLFLGEIEEILESIHMVEFQRVMVPLFWRIGCCINSSHSQVAEKSLLLWNNERIANLIAQNCQTILPIIFPALERNIKSHWNSEVVTLTHNIRKTFLDMDKKLFLSCHSRLKEQKVILNLEAEKRKEAWKRLDHVASLKHPLIGNNNHNNSTISSFSPSKTS; this is translated from the exons ATGCTCAAGCAATTTCTTAGCAAGAAGTCTCAAAAACCGCTAAAATATGATTCGGACAAGTCGAGTCGAGGCGACTCTTCACCTTCCACCATTGATTCATCATGCGCCCTTAGAACGGGCTGTTGGTCGCACATTGATGAAGATTCCTTAGCACAAGCTAGCACCACAAAAGAATCTTCAGTTCCATTATTTCTTTTGATGAATATGACAGTTGGGATTACTCAACCTTCCATGCCATTCAAGGATGTTCCCAATAATGATGAAAAGTTGAATCTATTCATGAGTAAGTTGAGCCTTTGCTGTGTCACATTTGATTTTACAAACCCTAATTGCAACAAAGACATAATGATGCAAAGAGATCTAAAGAGGAGAATTTTGATTGAACTTGTTGATTTTGTGGGCTCTTGGTATGATGGTAATAACAAGTTTAATGAAACTACCATCCTTGCCATGCGTGGAATGTTTACCATAAACCTATTTAGGGTTTTTCCACCGAATTATAGTGACGATGGCGAACCTAGATTCGACCCGGCCTGGCCTCATCTCCAATTTGTTTACGAATTATTGCTTAAATTCATCACTTCACCGGGCCTAGATGTGAAAATTGCGAAGAAATACATCGATTATTCATTTatattaaagttgcttgatttATTCGAATCTGGAGATCCAAGAGAAAGAGATTGCTTGAAGACAATTCTACATAGGCTCTATGGAAAATTCACAATGCATAGATCATATATTCGAAAATCAGTTAACAACATATTCTACAGTTTTGTGTATGAGAATGAGAGACACCGTGGGATTGGTGAGTTGTTAGAGTTTTATGGAAGTGTGATTAGTGGGTTCACTTTGCCATTGAAGGAGGAACACAAGATATTTTTGTGGAGAGTTTTGATCCCATTGCATAAGCCAAAATCTTTGGGAGTGTATTTTCAGCAATTATCATATTGTATAATGCTATTTATAGAGAAAGAGCAAAAGTTATCAAGCATTGTGATAAGGGGTTTGTTAAAATATTGGCCAATAACAAATAGCCAAAAGGAGGTATTGTTCTTGGGTGAAATTGAAGAAATTTTGGAATCAATTCATATGGTAGAGTTCCAAAGGGTCATGGTCCCATTGTTTTGGCGAATTGGGTGTTGCATTAATAGCTCACATTCTCAG GTAGCTGAAAAGAGTCTTTTGTTATGGAACAATGAGCGCATTGCGAATTTAATTGCTCAAAACTGCCAAACAATCCTACCTATCATATTTCCAGCTTTAGAGAGAAATATTAAAAGCCACTGGAACTCAGAAGTTGTGACTTTAACTCATAACATTAGAAAGACTTTCTTGGACATGGATAAgaagttgttcctttcttgtcATTCTCGACTCAAGGAGCAAAAGGTCATTTTGAACTTAGAAGCTGAGAAGCGAAAGGAAGCTTGGAAACGACTAGACCATGTAGCTAGTCTCAagcatcctctcattggaaataataatcataataattctACTATTTCTTCATTTTCTCCTTCTAAGACCTCATGA